Proteins encoded in a region of the Labeo rohita strain BAU-BD-2019 chromosome 22, IGBB_LRoh.1.0, whole genome shotgun sequence genome:
- the LOC127153698 gene encoding protein NLRC3 has protein sequence MSFLNKELEKFKKILQKQDLQYFVKDFNENRCSIKEAALDLTLYFLREMKQDEAADTLEDELIFVHQLKCSLKNKYQCVFEGIAKQGDSTLLNNIYTDLYITQGCSEQVNTEHEVRQIEVASRRHESQEIQVECKNLFETPEQDKQIRTVLTKGVAGIGKSVSVQKFVLDWAEGKENQDISFIFPLPFREMNLKEKEKLSLMDLITQFFPETKGQNLTRRNQKVLFILDGLDEFRLPLNFKENEMLHDVSSPSSLDVLLTNLIKGNLLPSALIWITTRPAAASKIPPDCIDRLTEIRGFNDAQKEEYFRKRITDENLAKEITDHVKKSRSLFIMCHIPVFCWISATVLQNILEAKRNNVVGNNQADDASKTLQESNIEDTPKTLTQMYSHFLRFQIQQSRRKYDGEYAPDVFWDKDAIFSLGKLAFHQLERNNVIFYESDLEACGIDVYKASVYSGMCTQIFKEETGIILGSMYCFVHLSIQEFVAALYAYLFLDIKKRTIFVHESTEQENKNETMINLLKTAVDKALESDNGHLDLFLRFLLGLSLQSNQRLLQGLLTQQNGNDQSKKEIVQYIKQKFEANLSPERSINLFYCLNELNDQTLVKDIQTHLSKGSLSSADLSPAQWSALAFVLLTSAEELEEFELQKFKKSDECLIRLLAVIKTSKRALLNDCGLTDKSCSALATVQ, from the exons ATGTCATTTCTAAATAAAGAACTGGAAaagtttaagaaaatattacaaaaacaggACTTGCAGTACTTTGTGAAGGATTTTAATGAGAATAGATGCAGTATCAAAGAAGCTGCTCTTGATCTCACACTCTACTTCCTGAGAGAGATGAAGCAAGATGAAGCTGCTGATACTCTAGAAG aTGAGCTGATCTTCGTTCATCAGCTAAAATGTAGTCTAAAGAATAAGtatcaatgtgtttttgaagGAATTGCAAAGCAAGGTGACTCTACACTTCTGAATAACATCTACACAGATCTCTATATCACTCAGGGTTGTAGTGAACAGGTCAATACTGAACATGAGGTAAGACAGATTGAAGTTGCTTCCAGGCGTCATGAATCACAAGAAATACAGGTTGAATGCAAAAATTTGTTTGAAACACCTGAACAAGACAAGCAGATCAGAACTGTACTGACAAAAGGAGTTGCTGGCATTGGAAAAtcagtctctgtgcagaagtttgTTCTGGATTGggctgaaggaaaagaaaatcaagatATCAGCTTCATATTTCCTCTTCCATTTAGAGAGATGAAcctaaaagagaaagaaaaactaaGTTTAATGGACCTTATAACTCAATTTTTCCCAGAGACAAAAGGACAAAACCTTACAAGAAGAAACCAAAAAGTTCTGTTCATTCTTGATGGACTGGATGAATTTCGTCTTCCTTTAAACTTTAAGGAAAATGAGATGTTGCATGATGTGTCTTCACCATCATCTCTGGATGTTCTTTTAACGAACCTCATCAAGGGAAATCTGCTTccttctgctctcatctggatcaccaccAGACCAGCAGCTGCCAGTAAGATTCCTCCTGACTGTATCGACCGGCTGACAGAGATACGAGGATTCAATGATGCACAAAAGGAGGAGTACTTCAGAAAAAGAATCACGGATGAGAATCTGGCCAAAGAAATTACTGATCATGTTAAAAAATCTAGGAGTCTCTTTATAATGTGTCACATCCCAGTCTTCTGTTGGATTTCAGCCACTGTTCTCCAGAACATTTTAGAGgcaaaaagaaataatgttgtgGGAAATAATCAGGCTGATGACGCCTCCAAAACACTACAGGAATCAAATATTGAAGACACTCCTAAGACTCTGACACAAATGTACTCACACTTTCTCAGATTTCAGATCCAGCAGAGCAGACGAAAGTATGATGGAGAATATGCACCAGATGTTTTCTGGGATAAAGATGCCATATTTTCACTTGGGAAACTGGCATTTCATCAGCTGGAAAGAAACAATGTGATCTTCTATGAATCAGACCTGGAAGCCTGTGGTATTGACGTCTATAAGGCATCAGTGTATTCAGGCATGTGTACCCAGATCTTTAAGGAGGAAACGGGGATCATTCTTGGTAGCATGTACTGCTTCGTTCACTTGAGCATTCAAGAGTTTGTTGCAGCCCTTTATGCATATCTGTTTCTTGACATAAAGAAGAGAACtatatttgttcatgagtctacagaacaggaaaacaaaaatgaaaccatGATTAATTTGCTCAAGACTGCAGTGGACAAGGCACTAGAGAGTGATAATGGACATCTGGATCTTTTCCTTCGATTCCTCCTTGGTTTGTCACTCCAGTCCAATCAGCGACTCCTACAGGGTCTGTTGACACAACAAAATGGAAATGACCAGAGCAAAAAGGAAATAGTTCAGTATATCAAGCAGAAATTTGAAGCTAATCTGTCTCCAGAgagatccatcaatctgttctactgtctgaatgaactgaacGACCAAACTCTGGTGAAAGACATTCAGACCCACCTTAGCAAAGGAAGTCTCTCATCTGCTGATCTTTCTCCTGCCCAGTGGTCTGCTTTGGCCTTTGTGTTGTTGACATCAGCGGAGGAGCTGGAGGAGTTTGAGCTTCAGAAATTCAAGAAATCAGACGAGTGTCTCATTAGATTATTGGCAGTCATCAAAACCTCCAAAAGAGCTCT GCTAAATGATTGTGGCTTAACAGACAAAAGCTGTTCAGCTCTGGCTACAGTTCAGTGA